From a single Adhaeribacter swui genomic region:
- a CDS encoding c-type cytochrome, translating into MISCKIKSTYSFFLSLLFLSFTVSTSFAQGEQASVAQDGLTAGTASGDDAVAAAGETLFKNNCASCHAIGEKVVGPALQDVHKRRKLPWLISWIRNSSQMVQKGDKDAVALFNEYGKQQMPSFAFSDDQITSILKYIEKASAAPAALPADPATGGSAVAQGGTDGPGGGNAAGASGKYLDYVLIALIVVLIVMVITLLIIANILSGYLKGKKDLDGRDLEIVNQRFDFSKVYKSRAVQVIVGLIFAVIVLDAVIEETYGVGIQQGYQPTQPIAFSHALHAGQHEINCNYCHTSVYKSKNANIPSANICMNCHSQIKKESPEIQKIYRAIENNKPIEWVRIHNLPDLAYFNHSQHTQVGKIECQTCHGPIQNMDVVYQYSPLTMGWCINCHRETPLNTEGNKYYDNLVKLHDQANKGAAFTVSSNGGTECSKCHY; encoded by the coding sequence ATGATTAGCTGTAAAATCAAATCAACATATTCGTTCTTTTTATCTCTGTTATTTTTAAGTTTTACTGTTTCTACTTCTTTTGCTCAAGGTGAGCAGGCTTCTGTAGCCCAGGACGGCTTAACGGCTGGTACTGCTTCTGGCGATGATGCTGTTGCTGCTGCCGGTGAAACCCTGTTTAAAAATAATTGTGCCTCTTGCCATGCTATTGGCGAGAAAGTAGTTGGCCCGGCTTTGCAAGATGTGCACAAGCGCCGGAAATTGCCTTGGCTGATTAGCTGGATTCGGAATTCATCCCAGATGGTGCAGAAAGGGGACAAAGATGCAGTGGCTTTGTTTAATGAGTACGGTAAACAGCAAATGCCAAGCTTTGCTTTCTCTGACGATCAAATTACCTCCATTCTTAAATACATTGAAAAAGCAAGTGCGGCTCCTGCTGCTTTGCCAGCTGATCCGGCAACCGGTGGCTCGGCTGTAGCACAAGGTGGTACCGATGGCCCAGGTGGCGGAAATGCGGCTGGTGCATCTGGTAAATACCTGGACTATGTTTTAATTGCCCTTATCGTAGTGCTTATTGTAATGGTAATTACCTTGTTAATAATCGCTAACATTTTAAGCGGTTATTTAAAAGGTAAAAAAGATCTGGATGGCCGCGATTTAGAAATCGTAAACCAGCGCTTCGATTTTTCTAAAGTATATAAATCCAGAGCCGTACAAGTAATTGTGGGGTTAATATTTGCGGTAATTGTTTTGGATGCAGTTATCGAAGAAACCTACGGCGTAGGTATTCAACAAGGCTACCAGCCAACACAGCCAATCGCTTTCTCGCACGCCCTGCACGCTGGTCAGCATGAAATTAACTGTAACTATTGCCACACTTCTGTTTACAAAAGCAAAAACGCTAACATTCCTTCGGCTAATATCTGTATGAATTGCCATAGCCAAATCAAGAAGGAGTCACCGGAGATTCAAAAAATTTACCGGGCCATTGAAAATAACAAACCTATCGAATGGGTACGGATTCATAACCTGCCGGACTTAGCATACTTTAACCACTCGCAACATACCCAGGTAGGTAAAATAGAATGCCAGACCTGCCATGGACCAATTCAAAATATGGATGTGGTTTACCAGTATTCCCCGCTTACTATGGGCTGGTGTATTAACTGCCACCGGGAAACACCTTTAAATACCGAAGGAAATAAATACTACGATAACCTGGTAAAACTGCATGATCAGGCTAATAAAGGAGCGGCATTCACTGTGTCATCAAATGGTGGTACAGAGTGTTCTAAATGCCATTATTAA
- a CDS encoding quinol:cytochrome C oxidoreductase has protein sequence MLEERLNISGRTNNRLYLMIGLGLVLLILGIFLTMNGGGGHHGGGGEHEAASAGGHHAITWKNRLFANLWLNNVYFTGIAVIGLFFTAVQYVAYAGWSVLIKRVLEALSYYLPVGGVIMLAVFLLGQHELFHWTDHTLYEVGNPNYDPIIAGKAGFLNIPFYLIRMVGYFALWIIFFLWMRKQSLAEDLEGGLEYYNKSIRIGAMFLVVFGVTSSLSAWDWVLSIDTHWFSTMFGWYVFASWFVSGLAATTLTVIILKQNGYMKMVNANHLHDLGKFVFAFSIFWTYVWFSQFMLIWYANIPEESIYFMERLSGYQDHYTWIFFVNLLVNFVFPFLVLMTRDAKRQMIMLKLVCIAILVGHWLDFYLMIMPGTLRGESGFGFIELGAALTFLGIFLLTFTRGLSKASLVPVNHPFLEESVHHTV, from the coding sequence ATGTTAGAAGAAAGATTAAATATTTCTGGAAGAACAAACAACCGGTTGTACTTGATGATTGGGCTAGGTTTGGTACTGCTGATTTTGGGGATATTTTTAACTATGAACGGTGGTGGCGGTCATCACGGCGGTGGCGGCGAACACGAAGCTGCTAGTGCTGGCGGGCATCACGCAATTACCTGGAAAAACCGTTTGTTCGCTAATTTGTGGTTGAACAATGTGTATTTTACTGGTATTGCTGTAATTGGGTTGTTTTTCACTGCGGTACAATACGTGGCGTATGCAGGATGGTCCGTTCTTATAAAGCGGGTACTAGAAGCATTAAGCTATTACTTACCAGTAGGTGGAGTTATTATGTTAGCCGTATTTTTACTTGGTCAACACGAATTATTTCACTGGACAGATCATACTTTATACGAAGTAGGTAATCCAAACTACGATCCCATTATAGCTGGTAAAGCCGGATTTTTAAATATTCCATTTTACCTGATACGCATGGTAGGATATTTTGCCCTGTGGATTATATTCTTCCTTTGGATGAGAAAACAATCATTAGCAGAAGATTTAGAAGGCGGATTGGAATACTATAATAAGAGCATTCGCATAGGTGCCATGTTCCTGGTAGTATTCGGCGTTACTTCTTCTCTTTCAGCTTGGGATTGGGTTCTTTCAATTGATACCCACTGGTTCAGTACTATGTTTGGCTGGTATGTATTTGCCAGTTGGTTTGTTTCCGGATTAGCTGCTACTACCTTAACTGTGATTATCCTAAAGCAAAATGGGTACATGAAAATGGTTAATGCAAACCACTTGCACGATTTAGGTAAATTTGTGTTTGCGTTTAGCATTTTCTGGACTTACGTGTGGTTCTCACAGTTTATGCTTATTTGGTACGCGAACATACCGGAAGAATCTATTTACTTTATGGAGAGACTAAGCGGGTACCAAGATCATTATACCTGGATCTTCTTTGTTAATCTTCTAGTAAATTTCGTATTCCCTTTCCTTGTTTTAATGACTAGAGATGCAAAACGCCAAATGATCATGTTAAAATTGGTTTGTATAGCCATATTAGTAGGGCATTGGTTAGATTTTTACTTGATGATCATGCCAGGAACATTGCGTGGGGAAAGTGGTTTCGGATTTATAGAGTTGGGTGCTGCACTTACATTTTTAGGTATATTTTTGTTAACCTTCACAAGAGGCTTAAGCAAAGCTTCATTGGTTCCTGTTAATCACCCGTTCCTGGAAGAAAGTGTTCACCATACAGTTTAA
- a CDS encoding c-type cytochrome has product MYDDVAYEALKQADYNTINPGRMNMRVPAKNTIPRGKLAYFNHIPKNDSLNQANNLKNPLAVNDQVLEEGQVLYERFCQHCHGAEGKGDGLVGQKFKGVANLQSDALKTASLGHIYHVITNGKGRMMPHGSQVNPEERWKISLYVKNVLQGAGEQTNQVDSEAATEASSSDGDNVQQATGTTATE; this is encoded by the coding sequence ATGTATGACGACGTTGCTTACGAGGCATTAAAGCAAGCAGACTATAACACTATAAATCCGGGTCGCATGAATATGCGGGTTCCAGCAAAGAATACCATACCTAGAGGTAAGCTGGCTTATTTCAACCACATTCCTAAGAATGATAGCTTGAATCAAGCAAATAATTTAAAAAATCCTTTAGCTGTAAATGATCAGGTTTTAGAAGAAGGTCAGGTGTTGTACGAAAGATTTTGCCAGCACTGCCACGGCGCTGAAGGTAAAGGCGACGGTTTAGTTGGTCAAAAGTTTAAGGGGGTAGCTAATCTGCAATCAGATGCTTTAAAAACTGCCAGCTTAGGTCATATTTATCACGTAATTACCAATGGTAAAGGCCGGATGATGCCCCATGGTTCTCAGGTTAATCCAGAGGAACGGTGGAAAATTTCGTTGTACGTGAAGAATGTTCTGCAAGGCGCGGGTGAGCAAACCAACCAAGTAGATAGCGAAGCAGCAACAGAAGCTTCTTCTTCAGATGGTGATAATGTGCAACAAGCAACAGGTACTACAGCAACAGAATAA
- the rplI gene encoding 50S ribosomal protein L9: MEVILKDDVKGLGFKNDIVEVKPGYGRNYLIPQGIAVMADKTNKKIVAENIRQAAHKAEKLKLDAQAIADQIGDQVFELPAKVGESGKIFGAVTTTQLSEALRAKGIEVDRKKISFDQEVKSAGEYTASVALHKEVKHTVRFNVVAE, from the coding sequence ATGGAAGTTATATTAAAAGACGACGTAAAAGGCTTAGGCTTTAAAAACGATATAGTAGAAGTAAAACCAGGATATGGCCGTAACTACTTAATTCCGCAGGGTATCGCCGTAATGGCCGATAAAACCAACAAGAAGATTGTAGCCGAAAATATCCGTCAGGCCGCTCACAAAGCGGAAAAATTAAAATTAGACGCTCAGGCTATTGCCGACCAAATTGGCGATCAGGTATTTGAATTACCTGCCAAAGTAGGTGAAAGCGGTAAAATTTTCGGTGCGGTTACTACCACTCAATTATCCGAAGCTTTACGGGCTAAAGGCATTGAAGTAGACCGTAAGAAAATCTCTTTCGACCAGGAAGTAAAATCTGCTGGTGAGTATACTGCTTCTGTAGCGCTGCACAAAGAAGTAAAACATACCGTACGTTTTAACGTGGTAGCCGAATAA
- the rpsR gene encoding 30S ribosomal protein S18 gives MSLVNEKIHKQDTRKKYCRFKKNGIQYIDYKDGNFLLKFVNEQGKVLPRRITGTSLKFQRRVAQAVARARHLAILPYVTDSLK, from the coding sequence ATGAGTTTAGTTAACGAAAAAATCCACAAACAAGATACCCGTAAAAAATACTGCCGCTTTAAGAAAAACGGTATTCAGTATATCGATTACAAAGACGGTAACTTTTTATTAAAATTTGTAAACGAGCAAGGCAAAGTATTGCCTCGTCGTATTACCGGTACCAGCCTTAAGTTTCAGCGTCGGGTAGCGCAAGCAGTAGCCCGTGCCCGTCACTTAGCTATATTACCTTACGTTACTGATTCGTTAAAATAA
- a CDS encoding DUF3341 domain-containing protein — protein sequence MTNKKFILGVFEDEEVLLHAIENIRAAGTKIYEVFTPFPVHGIDDVLGIKRSRLPIAAFLYGCCGLAFALWMQIYMMGYDWPMIIGGKPHVALPSFIPVSFELTVFCTAHGMVLTFLIVCGLYPRLKVPVLDVRSTDDKFVMAIEVKEGVTDITKVNDLLRSNGAVEVNQKEVEE from the coding sequence ATGACTAATAAGAAGTTTATTCTTGGCGTTTTTGAAGATGAAGAAGTTTTACTTCATGCTATTGAAAATATAAGAGCCGCCGGAACTAAGATATACGAAGTTTTTACGCCATTTCCTGTTCATGGAATTGACGATGTATTAGGAATTAAGCGTTCCCGTTTACCTATAGCTGCCTTTTTGTACGGTTGCTGCGGACTCGCTTTTGCCTTGTGGATGCAGATATATATGATGGGATATGATTGGCCCATGATTATTGGCGGTAAACCACATGTTGCATTACCCTCTTTTATTCCGGTTAGCTTTGAATTAACGGTATTCTGTACTGCCCACGGGATGGTTTTAACCTTTTTAATTGTATGCGGTTTGTACCCCCGATTAAAAGTACCCGTACTGGATGTGCGCTCTACAGATGATAAATTTGTAATGGCTATTGAAGTAAAAGAAGGAGTAACTGATATAACTAAAGTAAATGACCTGCTTCGCTCGAATGGAGCTGTGGAAGTAAACCAGAAGGAGGTAGAAGAATAA
- a CDS encoding cytochrome c oxidase subunit II, translated as MITFAIIISLILIGVILALLFRIQILSSIFSGSFQKRVGKSNKVNAVLLLLFLIIGGIAFIWSFQNAEKRIHIPVGSVHGVWIDDMFWLTMVILAIVFVITQILLFYYSYRYQYKEEKRAYFFPHNNKIEIIWTIIPAVVMALLVFKGWKTWTKITDPAPKEALVVEIVGKQFNWIVRYPGADNALGTVKTKLIDATNELGIDFSDQNSIDDIVPSEIHIPKGRPVLFKIRSRDVLHSFYLPHFRAQMHAVPGMPTKFWFVPTKTTADMATETGNPDFKYELVCNQICGANHFAMRAVVIVDEPEDYQKWIDSQKAFVADKPELLQNGKSPQGIVLESNETNKASL; from the coding sequence ATGATTACATTTGCGATAATAATATCATTAATTCTGATTGGAGTCATATTAGCTCTACTCTTTCGAATACAAATTTTATCTTCCATATTTAGTGGAAGTTTTCAGAAAAGAGTAGGTAAAAGTAATAAGGTAAACGCCGTTTTACTTTTACTTTTCTTAATAATTGGTGGCATTGCCTTTATTTGGTCTTTCCAGAATGCTGAAAAAAGAATACATATTCCTGTAGGGTCAGTACACGGGGTTTGGATTGATGATATGTTTTGGCTGACCATGGTAATTCTGGCAATTGTATTCGTAATTACTCAAATATTACTATTTTATTATTCATACCGTTACCAGTATAAAGAAGAGAAAAGAGCTTATTTCTTTCCGCATAATAACAAAATTGAAATAATCTGGACTATTATTCCGGCCGTTGTTATGGCCCTGTTGGTTTTCAAAGGTTGGAAAACCTGGACTAAAATCACAGACCCGGCACCTAAAGAAGCGTTAGTGGTGGAAATTGTTGGCAAGCAATTTAACTGGATTGTGCGCTACCCAGGTGCTGACAATGCATTAGGAACCGTAAAAACAAAGTTGATTGATGCAACCAATGAACTCGGTATTGATTTTTCGGATCAAAATAGTATAGATGATATAGTGCCAAGCGAAATACATATTCCTAAAGGCCGACCTGTATTATTTAAGATTCGCTCCCGCGATGTACTGCATAGTTTTTACCTGCCGCACTTCCGGGCGCAGATGCACGCGGTACCCGGTATGCCTACGAAGTTTTGGTTTGTGCCAACAAAAACTACGGCCGATATGGCAACTGAAACAGGTAACCCCGACTTTAAATATGAGTTGGTGTGTAACCAGATTTGCGGTGCCAACCACTTTGCCATGCGGGCTGTAGTTATAGTGGATGAGCCGGAAGATTATCAAAAATGGATAGATAGCCAGAAAGCGTTTGTAGCGGATAAGCCGGAATTACTACAAAATGGAAAATCGCCCCAAGGAATTGTTTTGGAATCGAATGAAACCAATAAAGCTTCCTTGTAA
- the rpsF gene encoding 30S ribosomal protein S6, translated as MVLKNYETVFILTPLLNEAQVQETVEKFRQVLKENSADIIHEENWGLRKLAYPIQKKSTGFYILIEFSAPSTIVDQLEIAYRRDEKVIRFLTTVLDKHALSYNERRRNGEMNQQKAAKREKETQAS; from the coding sequence ATGGTATTAAAAAATTACGAAACGGTCTTTATCCTGACTCCGTTGCTGAACGAAGCGCAGGTGCAAGAAACGGTCGAGAAGTTCAGACAGGTGCTTAAGGAAAATAGCGCCGACATTATTCATGAAGAAAACTGGGGGTTACGTAAATTAGCCTATCCGATTCAGAAAAAATCTACTGGTTTTTACATTCTGATTGAGTTTAGTGCACCATCTACTATTGTAGACCAGTTAGAAATTGCCTACCGCCGCGATGAAAAAGTAATCCGGTTCTTAACTACGGTTTTAGACAAACACGCTCTTTCTTACAACGAGCGTCGTCGTAACGGAGAAATGAATCAGCAGAAAGCTGCTAAAAGAGAGAAGGAGACCCAAGCATCATGA
- the nrfD gene encoding NrfD/PsrC family molybdoenzyme membrane anchor subunit → MQHVSPIREPLVTGGKTYHDITEDVSRQVEAKPNIRWAIALAVALFFLGIFIYSVYRTLWYGIGEWGLNKTVGWAWDITNFVWWVGIGHAGTLISAILLLFRQKWRSSINRAAEAMTIFAVICAAMFPVLHMGRPWLAYWVLPLPNTFGSLWVNFNSPLLWDVFAISTYFTVSLVFWYLGLVPDFATIRDRATGPIARRAYALLSLGWKGSAKHWSRYETVSLILAGVSTPLVLSVHTIVSMDFATAVIPGWHTTIFPPYFVAGAIFSGFAMVLTLMIITRDVFRLKDYITLEHIESMNKVIILTGSIVGVAYITEFFIAWYSGVEYEQYAFINRATGPYWWAYWSMMTCNVITPQLFWIRKIRRSIVATFIITIFVNIGMWFERFVIIVTSLHRDYLPSSWVMFSPSSIDIGIYVGTLGLFFTLFLLFAKYFPVVNMFEVKTILKSSSGVPHSLDPEKSMHATTPVTHQNKHHD, encoded by the coding sequence ATGCAGCATGTATCTCCGATAAGGGAACCTCTAGTAACTGGGGGAAAAACATACCATGACATCACGGAAGATGTTAGCCGGCAGGTAGAAGCGAAACCTAATATCCGATGGGCAATCGCTTTGGCCGTAGCCTTATTCTTTTTGGGCATTTTTATTTACTCTGTTTATCGCACCTTATGGTATGGGATTGGAGAATGGGGCTTAAATAAAACCGTAGGATGGGCATGGGATATTACCAACTTCGTGTGGTGGGTAGGTATTGGTCATGCCGGAACGCTTATCTCTGCCATTCTTTTGTTATTCCGCCAAAAGTGGAGAAGCTCTATCAACCGGGCAGCAGAAGCGATGACTATATTTGCGGTTATCTGTGCGGCCATGTTCCCGGTATTACACATGGGGCGCCCTTGGTTAGCATACTGGGTTTTACCTTTGCCAAATACCTTTGGTTCTTTGTGGGTAAACTTTAATTCTCCCTTACTCTGGGACGTATTTGCGATCTCTACTTACTTTACTGTTTCTTTAGTATTTTGGTATTTAGGTCTCGTGCCGGATTTTGCAACCATTCGCGATAGAGCAACAGGACCGATTGCACGCCGGGCATATGCTTTATTAAGTTTAGGTTGGAAAGGCTCCGCTAAGCATTGGTCTCGTTACGAAACCGTGTCACTTATATTAGCGGGTGTTTCTACGCCACTAGTACTTTCGGTACACACCATTGTATCAATGGACTTTGCAACAGCGGTAATTCCGGGTTGGCATACCACTATATTCCCGCCTTATTTCGTAGCTGGTGCTATTTTCTCCGGATTTGCGATGGTATTAACGCTAATGATTATAACCCGTGATGTGTTCCGGTTGAAAGATTACATTACTTTGGAACATATTGAATCTATGAACAAAGTAATTATTTTAACAGGTTCTATTGTAGGGGTAGCTTATATAACAGAGTTCTTTATTGCCTGGTACTCTGGTGTTGAATATGAGCAATATGCCTTTATTAACCGGGCTACCGGACCTTACTGGTGGGCATATTGGTCCATGATGACCTGTAACGTTATTACTCCCCAGCTTTTTTGGATTCGTAAAATCAGAAGAAGTATTGTGGCTACCTTTATCATTACCATATTCGTGAATATAGGTATGTGGTTCGAGCGATTTGTAATTATTGTTACCTCCTTGCACCGAGATTATCTGCCATCTAGTTGGGTTATGTTCTCGCCAAGCAGCATAGATATTGGTATTTATGTGGGTACTTTAGGATTATTCTTCACACTGTTCCTGTTATTTGCCAAGTATTTTCCGGTGGTAAACATGTTTGAAGTTAAAACTATTTTAAAATCATCTTCAGGGGTACCACATTCTTTAGACCCTGAAAAATCCATGCACGCTACTACACCTGTAACTCATCAAAACAAGCATCATGACTAA
- a CDS encoding TAT-variant-translocated molybdopterin oxidoreductase, with product MQETIKYWKGLEELENTPEFNKTKHNEFAEFLPVKETNNAGDKEVAPRRDFLKLLGFGIAATTLAACEAPVRKAIPYLNKPEEVDPGIANWYASTYFVGSDYNSVLVKTREGRPIKLEGNGLSPVTKGGLSSRAQASVLSLYDKNRLQAPLINGKSATWEKVDGEITSKLRGVKGKVALISNTIISPTTKRAINEFGGKFTSFEHVTYDPNSASGLLKANGGVIPGYDFSKARVIVSVGADFLGTWLSPVEYAKQYITTRKVSKTNPAMSRHYQFESTLSLTGANADIRVPVKPSEQALVVAALYNKIAAQPINAPAYNNARLDAAAKELLANKGAALVVAGSNDPAVQMLVTEINRALGAEGTTIDTTPSLVRQGDDANMIRIINEMNAGTVGAVIFYGANPVYDHPQAEKVISGLEKVPFSIALTDRMDETVARVAYVCPDHNYLESWNDYEPKRGQFSFSQPAISPLFQTRQAQESLLKWSGNNTSYYDYLQNNWRGVLGSQAAWDKAIHDGVYSGTGVSSFNTAKTTAPAMTLAAAAVAINKAASAAGKGIEAVIYEKVNIGPGYEANNPWLQETSDPITKATWDNYVTLPRAIAVEMGVEQNDILSVSANGVTVELPALIQPGQAKGSVGIATGYGRTHTGPAANGVGANAYKLISVVNNGLVYGNTVTLKKTGAQKPIAQTQTHHTIMDRLVVQESTLDKYKKDPKSVTEYVKIATPEGAQTPAKVSLWQDYEYKNHHWGMVIDLNSCIGCSSCSVACQVENNVAVVGKQEVLNRREMQWLRIDRYYSSDAHKSDEGKGTVEKYHAMEEPSENPSVIFQPMLCQHCNHAPCETVCPVAATMHSTEGLNQMVYNRCVGTRYCANNCPYKVRRFNWFAYYDNEKFAEPNPQMNSDLGRMVLNPDVTVRARGVMEKCSFCVQRIQLGKLEAKKQNRRPKDGEIVTACAQSCPTNAIIFGDMKDPESQISQVLREQQGERAFHVLEEINTQPNVTYLTKIRNLA from the coding sequence ATGCAAGAAACAATTAAGTACTGGAAAGGGCTGGAAGAGCTCGAAAACACTCCCGAATTCAACAAAACAAAACATAATGAGTTTGCTGAATTCCTTCCGGTAAAAGAAACAAATAACGCAGGTGATAAGGAAGTAGCGCCCCGCCGCGATTTCCTGAAATTACTAGGATTTGGTATTGCTGCAACTACGCTTGCTGCTTGCGAAGCGCCGGTAAGAAAGGCAATACCATACTTAAATAAACCTGAAGAAGTAGATCCAGGTATCGCAAACTGGTATGCTTCTACTTATTTTGTGGGCAGCGATTACAATAGTGTATTAGTTAAAACCCGTGAGGGTCGGCCCATAAAATTAGAAGGAAACGGCTTGTCACCAGTTACTAAAGGTGGCCTTAGCTCCAGAGCGCAAGCTTCTGTGTTAAGTTTATACGATAAAAACCGTTTGCAAGCTCCTTTAATCAACGGAAAGTCTGCTACCTGGGAGAAAGTAGATGGTGAAATTACTTCTAAGTTAAGAGGTGTAAAAGGTAAAGTTGCGCTTATATCCAATACCATAATAAGTCCTACAACCAAGCGGGCCATTAATGAATTTGGTGGAAAATTTACTTCTTTTGAACATGTAACATACGATCCGAACTCTGCTTCGGGTCTTTTAAAAGCAAACGGAGGTGTAATTCCGGGTTACGATTTCAGCAAAGCCAGAGTAATTGTAAGTGTTGGCGCTGATTTCCTGGGAACTTGGTTATCGCCGGTTGAATACGCAAAGCAATATATTACTACCCGTAAGGTTAGCAAAACTAATCCGGCTATGTCCCGGCACTACCAGTTTGAATCTACGCTTTCTCTTACAGGAGCTAACGCTGATATACGGGTGCCGGTAAAACCATCAGAACAAGCCTTAGTTGTTGCTGCCCTATATAATAAAATTGCAGCTCAGCCAATTAATGCACCTGCCTACAATAACGCTAGGTTAGATGCTGCCGCAAAAGAGTTATTAGCTAACAAAGGTGCTGCATTGGTAGTAGCTGGTTCAAATGATCCAGCAGTACAAATGTTGGTAACTGAAATTAACCGGGCACTCGGAGCTGAAGGTACTACTATAGATACAACTCCTTCCCTGGTACGCCAAGGCGATGATGCCAACATGATCCGGATAATCAATGAAATGAATGCCGGAACGGTAGGAGCCGTTATATTCTACGGAGCTAATCCGGTATATGATCATCCGCAAGCCGAAAAAGTAATTAGCGGTCTAGAAAAAGTGCCATTTAGCATTGCCTTAACCGACCGGATGGATGAAACGGTGGCGCGTGTTGCTTATGTTTGTCCGGATCATAATTACCTGGAATCATGGAATGATTATGAGCCAAAACGCGGACAATTTAGCTTCTCTCAACCTGCTATTTCCCCTTTATTCCAAACCCGTCAGGCACAGGAAAGCCTGCTAAAATGGTCTGGTAATAATACTTCTTACTACGATTACTTACAAAATAACTGGCGAGGTGTATTAGGATCGCAAGCTGCCTGGGATAAAGCCATCCATGATGGAGTTTATTCAGGTACTGGAGTTTCTAGTTTCAATACTGCCAAAACAACTGCACCCGCTATGACCTTAGCGGCGGCAGCAGTAGCTATAAATAAGGCAGCTAGTGCCGCTGGTAAAGGCATTGAAGCTGTAATTTATGAGAAAGTAAATATTGGGCCTGGTTACGAAGCAAATAACCCTTGGTTACAAGAAACTTCTGACCCAATTACCAAAGCAACCTGGGATAATTATGTTACACTACCACGGGCCATTGCCGTGGAAATGGGAGTAGAGCAAAATGATATACTTAGTGTAAGTGCTAACGGGGTAACTGTTGAGTTGCCAGCGCTTATTCAACCAGGTCAGGCAAAAGGATCAGTAGGTATTGCCACCGGTTACGGCCGTACGCATACAGGTCCGGCAGCTAACGGAGTAGGAGCAAATGCTTATAAACTGATTTCTGTTGTTAATAATGGGTTAGTTTATGGTAATACCGTAACTCTAAAGAAAACAGGAGCTCAAAAACCAATTGCACAAACCCAAACCCACCATACCATTATGGATCGGTTGGTTGTGCAAGAATCTACTTTAGATAAATATAAGAAAGATCCGAAAAGTGTAACGGAGTATGTAAAGATAGCCACACCAGAAGGCGCTCAAACTCCGGCAAAGGTTTCTTTGTGGCAAGATTACGAATATAAGAATCACCATTGGGGTATGGTCATCGACTTGAACTCTTGTATTGGTTGTTCTTCTTGCTCTGTAGCCTGCCAGGTAGAAAACAATGTGGCCGTAGTGGGCAAGCAAGAGGTGTTGAATCGCCGTGAAATGCAATGGTTGCGGATTGACCGGTATTACAGCAGTGATGCGCATAAGTCGGATGAAGGTAAAGGTACTGTGGAGAAATACCATGCTATGGAAGAGCCTTCAGAAAATCCGTCGGTTATTTTCCAACCTATGTTGTGCCAGCATTGTAATCATGCTCCTTGCGAAACCGTATGTCCGGTTGCAGCTACCATGCACAGCACAGAAGGTTTAAACCAAATGGTTTATAACCGTTGCGTAGGTACCCGTTATTGCGCCAATAACTGCCCGTATAAAGTACGCCGTTTTAACTGGTTTGCTTATTACGACAACGAAAAATTTGCTGAACCAAATCCGCAAATGAATTCAGATTTAGGCCGGATGGTCTTAAATCCGGATGTTACTGTTCGAGCCAGAGGGGTAATGGAGAAATGTAGCTTCTGCGTGCAACGGATTCAATTAGGTAAATTAGAAGCTAAAAAACAAAATCGCCGGCCGAAAGATGGTGAAATAGTTACAGCCTGCGCTCAGTCTTGTCCTACAAACGCCATTATATTTGGCGACATGAAAGATCCGGAAAGCCAAATTTCCCAAGTATTACGGGAACAACAAGGTGAAAGAGCGTTCCATGTGTTGGAAGAAATTAATACACAGCCAAACGTTACCTATTTAACGAAGATTAGAAATCTGGCTTAA